In Spirochaetota bacterium, a genomic segment contains:
- the asd gene encoding archaetidylserine decarboxylase (Phosphatidylserine decarboxylase is synthesized as a single chain precursor. Generation of the pyruvoyl active site from a Ser is coupled to cleavage of a Gly-Ser bond between the larger (beta) and smaller (alpha chains). It is an integral membrane protein.): protein MKISFRIIVFKVLPTRLLSRLFGYCVRIPLPAFIMNTLIGWYSRKFKVALDEAFLPPGGFKNFDEFFTRNLKRGMRTVDPHPLAVVSPVDALVSAYGPITAGQLVQAKGIMYDVGSLLPGEFQSRFVAGSFITLYLSPGDYHRIHSPVNGTIIGYQYDPGKLYTVQDWLVKLMPGLFTVNERITSYIKTRHGLVAVCKVGAMNVGKISLSYTDVYTNKWCAKPYQHTFDQAKYISISKGDELGIFHLGSTVIVITEKPLRFVPNLEGLKVKMGQIIGYF, encoded by the coding sequence TTGAAAATATCGTTTAGAATAATAGTATTTAAAGTACTTCCCACACGACTTTTATCGCGGCTTTTTGGGTATTGTGTGCGTATTCCCTTGCCAGCATTTATAATGAATACACTTATAGGCTGGTACAGTAGAAAGTTTAAGGTTGCGCTGGATGAAGCATTCCTACCTCCTGGAGGTTTTAAAAACTTTGATGAATTTTTTACACGGAATCTCAAAAGAGGGATGCGAACTGTTGATCCACATCCGCTTGCAGTAGTATCTCCAGTTGATGCGCTGGTGAGTGCGTATGGTCCAATAACTGCTGGGCAACTGGTACAGGCAAAAGGGATTATGTATGATGTGGGGTCGCTTTTGCCAGGAGAATTTCAGAGCCGGTTTGTAGCAGGATCATTCATCACACTGTATCTTTCCCCGGGTGACTATCACCGTATTCATTCGCCGGTAAATGGCACAATTATAGGCTATCAGTATGATCCCGGAAAACTTTACACTGTGCAGGACTGGCTGGTGAAACTCATGCCTGGCCTTTTTACAGTGAATGAACGAATTACCTCATATATCAAAACAAGGCATGGCCTGGTAGCTGTATGTAAGGTTGGAGCAATGAATGTGGGGAAGATATCGCTAAGCTACACTGATGTATATACAAACAAGTGGTGTGCAAAGCCATATCAACATACTTTTGACCAAGCGAAGTATATATCTATTTCAAAAGGCGATGAGCTTGGTATCTTTCATTTGGGATCCACCGTAATAGTGATTACCGAAAAACCGCTACGGTTTGTGCCCAATTTGGAAGGACTTAAGGTAAAGATGGGGCAGATAATTGGCTATTTTTGA
- a CDS encoding YjgN family protein: MESITENSTNSRIVPFHFTGKTSEYFKIWIVNGLLTVLTLGIYSAWAKVRTNRYIYGNIYLDNQPFSYTALPANILKGRLLALGFFIVYTLSGQYSNVLNLILTVSLLPIVPWVIVNSLRFRGKYTCYRNIPFIFTGGYADAFKYFMLMYILVPFTLGLIIPYIYYKQKNYIISNYHFGTLPIKYKGTPSTFYIAFIAATMISLIFAGVIVIIVTAMGWSMADYFKKILEQATQIDASVIIIILGIYGLIILSIIVGSAFYKIFILNNVISNIYISKSQLHCEMDYLHYIYIFVTNILAILFSLGLAIPWARIRYIKYFYSSLSIILNDNLDEITSMDEKEVKSFAEELGGFLDLDIGF; this comes from the coding sequence GTGGAATCTATTACTGAAAATAGTACCAACAGTAGAATTGTACCCTTTCATTTCACAGGTAAAACATCAGAGTACTTCAAAATATGGATTGTAAATGGATTGCTCACAGTGCTAACCCTTGGTATATATTCAGCATGGGCTAAAGTACGCACAAATCGCTACATATATGGTAATATATATTTAGATAACCAGCCTTTCTCGTACACGGCACTACCAGCCAATATTCTCAAAGGAAGATTACTTGCATTAGGTTTCTTTATTGTTTACACATTATCAGGGCAGTATTCTAATGTGTTGAATTTAATCCTCACAGTATCATTATTGCCAATTGTACCATGGGTTATTGTGAATAGCCTGCGATTCAGAGGCAAATACACTTGCTATCGTAACATTCCCTTTATTTTTACTGGAGGCTATGCAGATGCATTTAAATATTTCATGTTGATGTATATCCTGGTGCCTTTCACATTGGGCCTTATTATTCCATATATATATTACAAACAAAAGAATTATATAATCAGCAACTATCACTTTGGTACACTGCCAATAAAGTATAAGGGCACGCCTTCAACTTTTTATATTGCATTCATTGCTGCCACAATGATATCATTGATATTTGCAGGTGTGATAGTAATAATAGTAACAGCAATGGGATGGAGTATGGCTGATTACTTTAAAAAAATTTTAGAACAAGCTACACAGATTGATGCATCGGTAATTATAATAATACTGGGGATATATGGGCTAATCATACTATCTATTATCGTAGGATCTGCTTTTTACAAAATTTTTATTTTAAATAATGTCATTTCCAACATATACATTAGCAAGTCGCAATTGCACTGTGAAATGGATTATTTGCACTATATCTATATATTTGTAACAAATATCTTGGCAATACTATTCAGCTTAGGATTGGCAATACCATGGGCACGGATCCGCTACATCAAATATTTTTATTCTTCCCTATCAATTATATTGAATGACAACCTTGATGAAATTACCAGTATGGATGAAAAAGAAGTGAAGTCATTTGCAGAAGAATTAGGAGGCTTCCTTGACCTTGACATCGGATTTTAG